Within the Debaryomyces hansenii CBS767 chromosome E complete sequence genome, the region TCATTTAAGGTAATAGTCGATTGGGCTTTATCTATGGAAATCGGATTTAcgaaatcattattttcatcggtaacaatttcatctttAGGCCTTTCCTTATCTCTTTGGCCGTTATCATCATAGATCACAATAGGAATACTTCTTATTTCCGAGACATTGGTATTCGCAAAAATCTCAACCTTGAACCACTTAATAACTCGTGTGATAGAGTATCCATATTCGTTAGTTTGGAGCTTCaaaactttattattattatcatcatcatttgagAATCCAGATAAATTCATACTCATAGATATTTGTATGTAATTTCTTCGGTAGCAAGAAATAACCTTTGGATCCATTTTGATATTCGGATCCCTTGGCATTTTAGTATTATCTTTTTCTCCATTATTCGGGTTTTCTAATTTGGAAAGGAtgtaattattattgtccGTATCATTCGTAAAAAATCTACCAGTCAAGTAACTCTGAAATTGCATTCTAATCTCATTATTATCCTTATCAACGATTTTATAATCACTACAGGAAGAATTCTCCAGTTTTTTCAAATCGAGTAATCTTGTTAATTTATGAGGTTTGTAGTCAATATGCACTTCAGGTGATGTTGTAGCTCTAGATTTCTTAGCCTTTTTTTTAGTCTTATCTTTATCTTTAACATCCCTTTGCCTTAATGTAGAGGATTCATCATTTGCTTCGTTACTTTTCAATACGGCATTTCTATCAATACTAGGAAACGACGATGGGATACTAGTTTGATTCGCATACGGATTTGGGCTACTAAAGGCATCAAATTCTCTAAAATTTCCATCAATACTTTGCAAATGTTTGCTATCCATGGAAAAAGTATCTAGACCGTTCGGTGGATTGGAAAACCAATTCAAATCTGCATTGGAAGGTGACCCCATTCTCATGGCACCTCCGGAATTTTGGGGTTGAGTATGCGAACTTGGAAATAGCTGCTGATGTTGATGGTTAAGCGGTGCAAACATACGGTGCAGTTGATGGTGCAGTTGCTGAATAGAGGCTGCTGCTTCTATTGGGACGAAATTGGCATAATGGTTTATATGTCCACTTTGGTTCATTATAGCGTCCGATGCAATATTTCCTCCTTGCGATAAGGATCCAATGTtgtttataaaattattgttaCTCATGAAATTACTAAAGTTCTCGTTATTGTCATTTCTCTTGGTGGTGTCGTTTTGGCCCCCAAATAAATTG harbors:
- a CDS encoding DEHA2E18304p (similar to CA5863|IPF370 Candida albicans), coding for MEDRSTEKDQYDDLASLFLPDILHPISTENINVKQEELEQNSDIGNLFGGQNDTTKRNDNNENFSNFMSNNNFINNIGSLSQGGNIASDAIMNQSGHINHYANFVPIEAAASIQQSHHQSHRMFAPLNHQHQQLFPSSHTQPQNSGGAMRMGSPSNADLNWFSNPPNGLDTFSMDSKHLQSIDGNFREFDAFSSPNPYANQTSIPSSFPSIDRNAVLKSNEANDESSTLRQRDVKDKDKTKKKAKKSRATTSPEVHIDYKPHKLTRLLDLKKSENSSCSDYKIVDKDNNEIRMQFQSYLTGRFFTNDTDNNNYILSKLENPNNGEKDNTKMPRDPNIKMDPKVISCYRRNYIQISMSMNLSGFSNDDDNNNKVLKLQTNEYGYSITRVIKWFKVEIFANTNVSEIRSIPIVIYDDNGQRDKERPKDEIVTDENNDFVNPISIDKAQSTITLNESVIKNSEIDNYYTVKKLQFKSATPNNGNLTFQNYYHLKIKVSAIVADLYYDDYIDEDYSSNTYNERNEVSLFELVSEPIIVRGRNPSFYADRKDILIKGRSINSKESFIIAGQETKTENEETNSIQENEDIPEDEEDVENIREDDEEEEDDETENESSSNKRLKSNSPSKSQPYNNQSDKSIPPLLHSATSSSSINLKSLLDNPTSKINLIPLNKTNSRYKYFPISNVYYLPPINAVYFPHRAHQQMNKESYANNYKSPSIENDDANNMVNISSPPRRKNSNVYFR